From a single Halobellus ruber genomic region:
- the ppk1 gene encoding polyphosphate kinase 1, whose translation MTDSDPDPTDSEYYLNRELSELALQERVLHEGMDDRNPPLERLRFLAYFTKNTDEFFMKRVGGLKQQIDAGITDRTPDGRTPKEQWREVLDAVRPLFRKQSEYWETTLRPTLAEAGIRIQNPEDLPEDVRLRLREQFEESVLPTLTPLAFDPAHPFPFISNLSLSLAVLSEDGSGEPTFTRIKIPPNQPRLVGVPGRTEEYVLLEDLIEANLDMLLPDIDIVDVSKFRVTRNAEVRRNQEVAEDLIEMVEEVLEQRRFATVVRLEVDADMPERSVSILKEHLDVDDREVFYREGPIDFEDFFALVDLDRPELKLRPWTPRPHPRLKPSAGDANGTDIFDEIREGDILAHHPYHSFEGTVQRFLDAAANDPDVLAVKAAIYRTASDSKVIGSLIDAADAGKQVAVMVELKARFDERNNLEWVRQLEEEGIHVAYGTVGLKTHTKTALVVRQEENGVELYSHVGTGNYHSETAKGYADLGLLTADRDIGQDLTKVFNFFTGPTLDDRFRKLLIAPVTMRERFTRMVRREAEHARNGRRARIVVKVNGLEDPKMVEELYRASMAGVEIDLIVRDICRLRPGIEGLSETVRVHSIVGRFLEHARIFYFENAGDPEWLLGSADWMTRNLDNRVEAVTPVETVELREQLRFVLEASLSDNRRRWEMQSDGSYEQVTPGEEPVRDVQEILMRAADAALDRGYGPGMVVDADQIDEELLIEPTEARAGPATDAAGSSDTSPDADSGDATDPTDADPAPDEGVEGPSGTDGADDTDATDA comes from the coding sequence ATGACCGACTCCGATCCCGACCCAACGGACTCCGAGTACTACCTCAACCGCGAGCTCTCGGAGCTTGCCCTCCAAGAGCGGGTGCTCCACGAGGGGATGGACGACCGCAATCCACCCCTGGAGCGGCTGCGGTTTCTCGCGTACTTCACCAAGAACACCGACGAGTTCTTCATGAAACGCGTGGGCGGGCTGAAACAGCAGATCGACGCGGGGATCACCGACCGGACGCCGGACGGTCGGACCCCCAAAGAGCAGTGGCGCGAGGTGCTCGACGCCGTGCGACCGCTGTTCCGGAAGCAATCGGAGTACTGGGAGACGACGCTGAGGCCGACGCTCGCGGAAGCGGGAATCCGGATCCAGAACCCCGAGGACCTGCCGGAGGACGTCCGCTTGCGACTCCGGGAGCAGTTCGAGGAGTCGGTGTTACCGACGCTCACGCCGCTGGCGTTCGACCCCGCACACCCGTTTCCGTTCATCTCGAACCTCTCGCTGTCGCTGGCGGTACTCTCGGAGGACGGCAGCGGCGAGCCCACGTTCACTCGAATCAAGATCCCGCCGAACCAGCCGCGGCTGGTCGGGGTACCCGGCCGGACCGAGGAGTACGTCCTGCTGGAGGACCTGATCGAGGCCAACCTCGATATGCTCCTCCCGGACATCGACATCGTCGACGTCTCGAAGTTCAGGGTGACCCGGAACGCCGAGGTCCGCCGGAACCAGGAGGTCGCCGAGGACCTCATCGAGATGGTGGAGGAGGTGCTCGAACAGCGCCGGTTCGCCACGGTCGTCCGGCTCGAAGTCGATGCGGATATGCCGGAGCGGTCGGTGTCGATCCTGAAGGAACACCTCGACGTGGACGACCGCGAGGTCTTCTACCGGGAGGGGCCGATCGACTTCGAGGACTTCTTCGCGCTGGTCGACCTCGACCGGCCGGAGCTGAAGCTTCGGCCGTGGACCCCGCGCCCACACCCGCGGCTGAAACCCTCCGCGGGCGACGCCAACGGGACGGACATCTTCGACGAGATCCGCGAGGGGGACATCCTGGCGCACCATCCGTATCACTCCTTCGAGGGGACCGTCCAGCGGTTCCTCGACGCGGCCGCGAACGATCCCGACGTGCTCGCGGTGAAGGCGGCGATCTACCGGACCGCCAGCGACTCGAAGGTGATCGGGAGCCTCATCGACGCCGCCGACGCCGGCAAGCAGGTGGCGGTGATGGTCGAACTCAAAGCCCGGTTCGACGAGCGGAACAACCTGGAGTGGGTCCGCCAACTCGAAGAGGAGGGGATCCACGTCGCCTACGGCACCGTCGGATTGAAGACCCACACCAAGACCGCCCTGGTCGTCCGCCAGGAGGAAAACGGCGTGGAACTGTACTCCCACGTCGGGACCGGCAACTACCACTCCGAGACCGCGAAGGGGTACGCAGACCTGGGGCTTTTGACCGCCGACCGCGACATCGGCCAGGATCTCACCAAGGTGTTCAACTTCTTCACCGGGCCGACGCTCGACGACCGGTTCCGGAAGCTGCTGATCGCCCCGGTCACGATGCGCGAGCGGTTCACCCGGATGGTGCGACGCGAGGCCGAGCACGCCCGCAACGGCCGGCGGGCCCGGATCGTGGTGAAGGTCAACGGGCTCGAGGACCCGAAGATGGTCGAGGAGCTGTACCGGGCGTCGATGGCGGGCGTCGAGATCGATCTGATCGTCCGGGACATCTGCCGGCTCCGCCCCGGGATCGAGGGACTGAGCGAGACGGTCCGGGTCCACTCGATCGTGGGCCGGTTCCTCGAACACGCTCGGATCTTCTACTTCGAGAACGCCGGCGACCCCGAGTGGCTCCTCGGCTCGGCCGACTGGATGACGCGCAACCTCGACAACCGGGTCGAGGCAGTCACGCCCGTCGAAACCGTGGAGCTCAGAGAACAGCTCCGGTTCGTGCTCGAAGCGTCGCTGTCGGACAACCGGCGGCGGTGGGAGATGCAGTCCGACGGGAGCTACGAGCAGGTCACGCCGGGCGAGGAGCCGGTCCGGGACGTCCAGGAGATCCTGATGCGGGCGGCCGACGCCGCGCTCGACCGGGGGTACGGCCCGGGGATGGTCGTCGACGCCGATCAGATCGACGAGGAGCTCCTGATCGAACCAACAGAGGCACGGGCGGGGCCAGCCACGGACGCGGCAGGTTCCTCTGATACCAGTCCTGACGCCGATTCGGGCGACGCCACTGACCCGA
- the phoU gene encoding phosphate signaling complex protein PhoU, giving the protein MTRRDFQASLNALRSDVAEMGELVVDRLDQALAALDSGDADAAAAVAGGDDDVNQLYLELESACIDLFALQQPVASDLRFVAASFKILTDLERVGDLAANLAGYVRDADDRYLPDMDLTHIGRRASDLVADAIDAYVESDAAACREIATRDDEIDTLCHTAGQRVVRELIRERSADGDDGGAWDVEAVLNDVSRVLLTVRDLERIADHGVNIAARTLYAVDSDPELIY; this is encoded by the coding sequence ATGACGCGGCGTGACTTCCAGGCGTCCCTCAACGCGCTGCGTTCCGACGTCGCGGAGATGGGCGAGCTGGTGGTAGACCGGCTTGACCAGGCGCTCGCGGCGCTCGATTCCGGCGACGCCGACGCCGCCGCGGCGGTGGCCGGCGGTGATGACGACGTCAATCAGCTGTATCTCGAACTCGAATCCGCGTGCATCGATCTCTTCGCGCTCCAGCAGCCGGTCGCGAGCGACCTCCGGTTCGTTGCGGCGTCGTTCAAGATCCTCACCGATCTCGAACGCGTCGGCGACCTAGCCGCGAACCTGGCGGGCTACGTCCGCGATGCCGACGACCGGTACCTCCCGGATATGGATCTGACACACATCGGACGGCGCGCATCCGACCTCGTCGCCGACGCAATCGACGCGTACGTCGAGAGCGACGCCGCGGCGTGCCGGGAGATCGCCACCCGCGACGACGAGATCGACACGCTGTGTCACACCGCGGGCCAGCGGGTGGTCCGGGAACTCATCCGGGAGCGGTCGGCCGACGGCGACGACGGCGGCGCCTGGGACGTCGAGGCGGTCCTCAACGATGTCTCCCGCGTTCTCCTCACGGTCCGGGATCTCGAACGGATCGCCGACCACGGCGTCAACATCGCCGCCAGAACCCTCTATGCGGTCGACAGCGACCCGGAGCTGATCTACTGA